In one window of Lewinella sp. 4G2 DNA:
- a CDS encoding type I restriction endonuclease subunit R, giving the protein MRTQITEDAIEDFAINRLVDLGYTYYPGPALFQGADAGAVGGRRSKEDVVLLPELRAAVKRLNPQLAEDLREQAIQDLVNGMVPELIQANLETHKAFTEGSKVTVTEAGQERGKVVRFLDLDDPANNSFLVVNQLTIVENGKNKRPDVILFVNGLPLVVIELKRATDKKATIRSAYDQVQTYKAVLPTLFKYNVLCVVSDGLEARAGSLSAGYSRFSAWKGTAGGQEADPLIPEMETLINNQLRPDVLLEMLRYFTVFDDVEVKDKRTGLVQVRKVKKIAAYHQYYAVKAAVQSTLRAAGRTATGPTSTHNARRKGTQIDSTDNQTLGDHRAGVIWHTQGSGKSLSMVFFTGKIIQQLDNPTVVVITDRNDLDDQLFDTFFASRQLLRQEPIQANSTAELKTLLAREAGGVIFSTIQKFSPDEGNVFDELSNRENIVVITDEAHRSQYGLTAREKKVIDKETGVQIGSKTVYGYAKYLRDALPQATYLGFTGTPIERADANTIRVFGNYIDIYDIQQAVADGATVPMYYESRLAKVELSQEGRQLIADLDEEIGELNEHEQAKSRWTQIEAIIGNPARVQRVGLDAARHFTQRQEVFSGKGMIVAMSRRIAAALYEAIIAEYPEWHSDDLDKGAIKVVMTSASSDGAEVARHHTTKSDRKFLAARMRDPNDPLKLVIVRDMWLTGFDAPSLHTLYIDKPMKGHNLMQAIARVNRVWKDKPAGLIVDYLGIASDLKEALSFYTQSGGQGDPAAEQEEAVQIFLEKLDVIQGMFYRLDYRPYFTADTQTKLRMILQGEDYVLGLPRGKDRFLHEMRLLNKSFAISVPHPEALDQRDEVSYFQAIQTRLAKFDVTGSGRSDVEMETTIRQVVDQALTSGEVIDIYDAAGLQKRDISILAEDFLLEVKNLEHKNVALELLKKMLNDEIKTRAQRNIVQGRSLMELLEAALVRYHNKSITAVEAIEEMIDLARYVRNQDKTYQELGLTEYEYAFYTALADNESAREVMQQERLRELAVELFNRVKKNTTLDWQIKEDVRAKLRVVVKRTLRQFGYPPDMQKLATDLVLRQVEGLVLEMG; this is encoded by the coding sequence ATGAGAACTCAAATCACCGAAGATGCCATTGAAGACTTCGCCATCAACCGGCTGGTCGATCTCGGCTACACCTACTATCCCGGCCCCGCCTTATTTCAGGGCGCTGACGCAGGTGCGGTGGGAGGACGGAGGAGCAAGGAAGATGTAGTCCTCCTGCCGGAACTACGAGCTGCCGTCAAAAGACTGAACCCCCAGCTCGCCGAAGACCTACGCGAACAAGCGATCCAGGATTTGGTGAATGGGATGGTACCCGAACTCATCCAGGCTAACCTGGAAACGCACAAAGCATTTACGGAGGGCAGCAAAGTAACCGTCACCGAAGCTGGCCAGGAAAGAGGAAAAGTCGTCCGTTTTCTGGACCTGGACGATCCGGCGAACAACTCCTTCCTGGTCGTCAACCAGCTGACCATCGTAGAGAACGGCAAGAACAAACGCCCCGACGTGATCTTGTTCGTCAACGGGCTACCCCTGGTCGTTATCGAACTCAAGAGAGCTACGGACAAGAAGGCAACGATACGTTCCGCCTACGACCAGGTTCAAACTTACAAGGCAGTACTTCCCACCTTATTCAAGTACAACGTACTGTGCGTAGTCAGCGACGGACTGGAAGCCCGCGCGGGCAGCCTTTCCGCTGGCTACAGCCGTTTCAGCGCCTGGAAGGGAACGGCCGGTGGCCAGGAAGCAGATCCGCTGATTCCAGAAATGGAAACGCTGATCAATAACCAGTTGCGGCCCGACGTGCTGCTGGAAATGCTGCGCTACTTCACCGTCTTTGACGACGTGGAGGTAAAAGACAAACGGACAGGTCTCGTCCAGGTCCGGAAGGTGAAAAAGATCGCCGCTTACCACCAGTATTATGCCGTCAAAGCTGCCGTCCAGTCTACCCTGCGTGCGGCTGGCCGTACTGCTACCGGCCCAACCAGTACCCACAACGCTCGGCGCAAAGGCACCCAAATCGACTCCACCGATAATCAGACCCTGGGTGACCACCGGGCGGGCGTCATCTGGCACACGCAGGGGTCCGGTAAGTCGCTTTCCATGGTCTTTTTTACCGGTAAGATTATCCAGCAGCTGGACAACCCCACCGTAGTGGTCATTACCGACCGTAACGACCTCGACGACCAGCTCTTTGATACCTTCTTCGCCTCCCGCCAACTTCTCCGCCAGGAACCGATCCAAGCCAACTCCACCGCGGAACTCAAGACATTACTCGCCCGCGAGGCCGGTGGCGTCATCTTCTCCACCATCCAGAAGTTCTCCCCCGATGAAGGCAACGTCTTTGACGAGCTAAGCAACCGGGAAAACATCGTGGTAATTACCGACGAAGCCCACCGCTCCCAGTATGGCTTGACCGCTCGGGAAAAGAAAGTCATTGATAAAGAAACGGGCGTGCAAATCGGCAGTAAGACCGTCTATGGTTACGCGAAGTACCTCCGCGACGCTCTCCCCCAGGCTACCTATTTGGGCTTCACTGGTACCCCCATCGAACGGGCCGACGCCAACACCATCCGCGTCTTCGGTAACTACATCGACATCTACGACATCCAGCAGGCCGTAGCTGATGGGGCTACCGTTCCCATGTATTACGAAAGCCGCCTGGCTAAAGTCGAACTCTCCCAGGAAGGTCGCCAGCTGATCGCGGATCTGGATGAAGAGATCGGCGAACTGAACGAGCACGAGCAGGCTAAATCTCGCTGGACCCAAATCGAAGCCATCATCGGCAACCCCGCCCGGGTGCAGCGGGTAGGTCTCGATGCCGCCCGCCACTTTACCCAGCGCCAGGAAGTCTTCTCCGGTAAGGGGATGATCGTAGCCATGTCGCGCCGCATCGCCGCTGCCCTCTACGAAGCCATCATCGCCGAGTACCCTGAATGGCACAGCGATGACCTTGACAAAGGAGCCATCAAAGTAGTGATGACCTCCGCCAGCAGTGACGGCGCCGAAGTAGCCCGCCACCACACCACGAAGTCCGACCGTAAGTTTCTCGCCGCCCGGATGCGCGATCCGAACGATCCGCTGAAGCTCGTTATCGTCCGCGACATGTGGCTAACCGGCTTCGACGCTCCCAGCCTGCATACCTTATATATCGACAAGCCCATGAAGGGCCACAACTTGATGCAGGCCATCGCCCGCGTCAACCGGGTGTGGAAGGATAAACCCGCCGGCCTCATCGTCGACTACCTCGGTATTGCCTCCGACCTGAAGGAAGCCCTGAGTTTTTACACCCAGTCCGGTGGCCAGGGCGACCCAGCCGCTGAGCAGGAGGAAGCCGTACAGATTTTCCTGGAAAAGCTCGACGTCATCCAGGGCATGTTTTACCGCCTCGACTACCGCCCCTACTTCACCGCCGATACGCAGACTAAACTGCGCATGATTCTTCAGGGCGAAGACTACGTCCTCGGCCTTCCCCGCGGAAAAGACCGTTTTCTACATGAGATGCGCTTATTGAATAAGTCCTTCGCCATTTCCGTCCCCCATCCGGAAGCCCTCGACCAGCGCGACGAAGTTTCTTACTTCCAGGCCATCCAAACCCGTTTGGCCAAGTTCGACGTAACCGGTAGCGGCCGCAGCGACGTAGAGATGGAAACCACCATTCGCCAAGTAGTAGACCAGGCCCTTACCAGCGGCGAAGTCATCGATATCTACGATGCCGCCGGCCTCCAGAAGCGCGATATCTCCATCCTAGCCGAAGACTTCCTATTAGAGGTAAAGAACTTAGAGCACAAGAACGTAGCCCTCGAGCTACTCAAGAAGATGCTCAACGATGAGATCAAGACCCGCGCCCAACGCAACATCGTCCAGGGCCGCTCGCTGATGGAGCTGTTGGAGGCAGCCCTCGTTCGCTACCACAACAAATCGATCACTGCCGTAGAGGCCATCGAAGAAATGATCGATTTGGCGCGATACGTCCGTAATCAGGATAAGACCTACCAGGAACTGGGGTTGACTGAATACGAATACGCTTTCTACACTGCCCTGGCAGATAACGAATCCGCGCGCGAAGTGATGCAGCAAGAACGCCTCCGTGAGTTGGCGGTGGAACTGTTCAACCGGGTGAAGAAAAACACTACGCTGGATTGGCAGATCAAGGAGGACGTTCGGGCAAAATTACGGGTGGTGGTCAAGCGGACGTTGCGGCAGTTTGGGTATCCGCCTGATATGCAGAAATTGGCTACGGATTTGGTGCTTAGGCAGGTTGAGGGGTTGGTGTTGGAGATGGGTTGA
- a CDS encoding cyclic GMP-AMP synthase DncV-like nucleotidyltransferase, translating into MANCHKLFLTFNSDLKITTTKKRNLIKSKDSLRDRIRKWFRENRPDYVPLFWIQGSYKMKVVIRTKDDTCDLDDGIYFARKIDVSPSTMQGWIYQAVSGHTGNASQRQKCVRVDFAGNYHIDYPIYQNEDQDTAPWLCIKDGAWDDEQSDPKAYVDWFNERKTDQLARIIRYLKSWGDNVRHNMLSGLAMTLLAEDNYYQDERDDEALLQTLRNVQASLEDEWTAVMPTVPNDDVIKKHDKDFQKRFFDKLDALITDGESALEQESELKASKLWRKHLGARFPLGKAPSGSRSDSLREVADRGMFSPYFSIDLQ; encoded by the coding sequence ATGGCAAACTGCCACAAACTGTTTCTCACTTTTAACAGTGACCTTAAAATCACTACCACGAAGAAAAGGAACCTCATCAAGTCCAAAGATTCACTACGTGATCGCATCCGTAAATGGTTCAGAGAAAATCGACCAGATTACGTACCCCTTTTTTGGATACAGGGCTCCTACAAAATGAAGGTGGTAATTCGCACTAAAGACGACACGTGTGACCTCGATGACGGTATTTACTTCGCCCGTAAAATCGACGTCAGCCCATCTACTATGCAGGGGTGGATATACCAAGCCGTAAGCGGCCATACTGGCAACGCATCCCAGCGTCAGAAATGCGTACGAGTAGACTTCGCCGGTAACTACCATATCGACTACCCAATCTATCAAAACGAAGACCAGGACACAGCACCTTGGCTGTGTATTAAGGATGGGGCATGGGATGATGAGCAAAGTGATCCTAAAGCCTATGTAGATTGGTTCAATGAGCGCAAAACGGACCAACTTGCCCGGATCATTCGTTATCTAAAATCTTGGGGAGACAACGTACGTCACAATATGCTAAGTGGCTTAGCTATGACACTCCTCGCAGAGGATAACTACTATCAAGATGAACGTGATGACGAAGCCTTACTACAGACGCTCCGTAATGTTCAAGCATCTCTAGAAGATGAATGGACTGCCGTCATGCCAACGGTTCCTAATGACGATGTCATTAAAAAGCATGACAAAGACTTCCAGAAACGATTCTTCGACAAACTAGATGCCCTCATTACGGATGGAGAGTCTGCACTGGAACAAGAATCAGAACTCAAAGCCAGTAAATTATGGCGTAAGCACCTTGGCGCTCGCTTTCCTCTCGGTAAGGCCCCAAGCGGCAGCCGCTCTGACAGTCTACGTGAAGTTGCTGACCGTGGAATGTTCTCTCCTTACTTCTCCATAGACCTACAGTAG
- a CDS encoding SEC-C metal-binding domain-containing protein, producing MTKEEILGVLDNYPTLRLRKYPSRIEGDFTIKDANGAALATYPISIRLYQQSFKKYFPVVYLLDDSLTRSADRHIYSSGRLCLATDFAQAIYYRDHKLGLQEFLELVLAPFLAAQTMIEEGLATNVFPKGERSHGTLGIVEEYCAFWNVSTPENALTYMEAYLLSGSKQRNIPCICGSGIKYKRCCLAKVNTINFIDRELIKNDSIKVRTWIDKGKPNENHNFNQ from the coding sequence ATGACTAAAGAAGAAATACTTGGTGTATTAGACAATTATCCCACTTTGCGGTTACGCAAATACCCAAGTAGAATTGAAGGGGACTTCACCATAAAGGATGCTAACGGTGCCGCCCTCGCTACCTATCCGATAAGTATAAGATTGTATCAACAAAGCTTCAAAAAGTACTTCCCCGTAGTTTACCTACTCGACGACTCGTTAACTAGAAGTGCAGATCGTCATATATATTCTTCAGGGCGACTATGTCTCGCTACCGATTTTGCTCAAGCCATCTACTATAGAGATCATAAACTAGGACTACAGGAGTTTCTGGAACTAGTACTAGCACCATTTCTAGCCGCGCAAACAATGATAGAAGAGGGCTTGGCCACCAACGTTTTTCCAAAAGGTGAACGAAGCCACGGAACTTTAGGAATTGTTGAAGAATACTGCGCTTTTTGGAATGTGTCCACTCCAGAAAATGCTCTAACCTACATGGAGGCCTACCTACTATCCGGCTCCAAGCAACGTAACATCCCTTGTATATGCGGAAGCGGGATAAAGTATAAAAGGTGTTGTCTAGCAAAGGTTAACACTATCAACTTCATCGATCGCGAATTAATTAAGAATGACTCCATAAAAGTCCGGACTTGGATAGATAAGGGCAAGCCAAATGAAAATCATAATTTCAACCAGTGA
- a CDS encoding CBASS cGAMP-activated phospholipase encodes MKNTYNILSIDGGGIRGLYAAAVIHQIERNLGPIHTGFDMVCGTSTGGLIALGLITGMSAKDLRKFYFDRGAKIFPRKTQFARLLGHIKQLLGNGYSSETLKKEIEEVFGTEAVMADALIEGLIPSYNISKGQPIVFKSPHEAADYCRDGSIPIVDIAMATASAPTYFRNHTIDHDNLPNTNCTDGGVWCNNPALAGLLEARTHFVGEGKAYDHVNIISVSTAPKPSGRQFKGGGLLNWKGDIVGAAITGQSHFTHRFLTNLHETPSSDVTYHRINPENLSIEQQKLLEMDLASTPALEQLERLGTHDGQHFVAQHRGILTSIYQSSITT; translated from the coding sequence ATGAAAAATACATACAACATACTCTCCATAGATGGAGGTGGAATTAGAGGCCTATACGCCGCAGCCGTTATCCATCAGATCGAGCGCAACCTCGGTCCAATTCATACCGGCTTTGACATGGTTTGCGGCACCTCCACTGGCGGCCTGATCGCCCTTGGCCTTATTACAGGAATGTCTGCGAAAGACTTGCGAAAATTCTACTTTGACCGTGGCGCTAAAATCTTTCCCCGGAAAACGCAATTTGCTCGTCTACTAGGACACATCAAGCAACTGTTAGGCAATGGCTATTCTAGTGAAACTTTGAAAAAGGAGATTGAAGAAGTCTTTGGGACCGAGGCGGTAATGGCTGACGCATTAATTGAAGGCTTAATACCATCATATAATATCTCTAAAGGCCAGCCTATCGTCTTCAAATCCCCACACGAAGCTGCTGACTATTGCCGGGATGGATCAATTCCCATCGTGGATATAGCCATGGCTACTGCCTCCGCTCCAACCTACTTCCGGAACCACACAATTGACCACGATAACCTACCTAACACAAACTGTACCGATGGAGGCGTGTGGTGTAATAATCCTGCACTAGCGGGACTTCTCGAAGCACGCACTCATTTCGTCGGAGAGGGAAAGGCCTACGATCATGTAAACATCATTTCCGTATCCACAGCTCCTAAACCTTCCGGCCGTCAATTCAAGGGTGGAGGCCTTTTAAACTGGAAAGGTGACATAGTAGGTGCAGCCATCACTGGCCAATCTCACTTCACGCATAGGTTCCTGACTAATCTTCACGAAACCCCATCGTCTGATGTCACCTACCATCGAATTAATCCGGAAAATCTCTCCATAGAGCAGCAAAAGTTGCTAGAAATGGACCTAGCTTCTACCCCTGCCCTTGAGCAACTCGAAAGACTTGGGACCCACGATGGCCAGCACTTCGTCGCGCAGCATCGTGGTATCCTGACCTCTATCTATCAATCATCTATCACCACCTAA
- the dacB gene encoding D-alanyl-D-alanine carboxypeptidase/D-alanyl-D-alanine-endopeptidase codes for MYRTVIGVLVMVGLCAQSVGLRAQTTLAERIAEFVDRPELAGASIGIDVIDLATGERVASHAAEQALIPASTLKLVTTAAAYDVLGPDHRFTTELVMTGTVVDGTLRGDLYIVGGGDPSLASPYMNGVPRLPALLERWRAAVARAGIRRIEGRVVGDASYFGTDGAAADWPWSDLGNYYGAGAYGLNIHENSYSLDLIQRSTLGTPPVIKGTRPEMKGLVLINELTSGPKGSGDQAYIYAAPLDDRAVVRGSIPVGTKRFTIRGSIPEPALYAARALSEYLEAEGISVSLPPESDRTVGGVRFSQYQSLDVYTSPTLLQLIERTNMRSNNLYAEAMLREIGKARGGALNQATGAQAIRDWLAERGLPTASLHLVDGSGLGPRNFFSPSFMTALLRDQSANTAWRSTLPVAGRSGSLKYRLRGTGAEGRLSAKSGSLHAVRCYAGYTTARDGRELAFAVMVNNYTVDGLVLRGWLMGVLGGIWGG; via the coding sequence ATGTATAGAACTGTTATCGGAGTACTGGTGATGGTGGGACTGTGTGCACAGTCCGTGGGACTACGAGCGCAGACTACCCTCGCCGAGCGGATTGCGGAATTTGTTGATCGGCCGGAATTGGCCGGGGCCTCCATTGGTATTGACGTGATTGACTTGGCGACGGGGGAGCGGGTGGCATCCCACGCAGCGGAGCAGGCATTGATTCCTGCATCTACGTTGAAGTTGGTGACGACGGCAGCGGCCTATGACGTTCTGGGGCCGGACCACCGGTTTACGACGGAGTTAGTGATGACCGGTACGGTAGTTGATGGGACCCTGCGGGGAGACCTTTATATAGTTGGTGGGGGTGACCCGTCGTTGGCCAGTCCTTATATGAATGGCGTGCCCCGGTTGCCGGCGTTGCTGGAGCGGTGGCGGGCGGCCGTCGCCCGGGCGGGTATTCGGCGGATTGAAGGGCGCGTCGTGGGTGATGCGAGTTACTTCGGGACGGACGGGGCGGCGGCGGACTGGCCGTGGTCCGACCTCGGGAATTACTACGGGGCGGGGGCTTACGGGTTGAACATCCACGAGAATAGTTATTCGCTGGACCTCATCCAGCGGAGTACGTTGGGGACGCCGCCGGTCATCAAGGGGACCAGGCCGGAGATGAAGGGGCTGGTCCTCATCAACGAACTCACCAGTGGCCCGAAGGGGAGCGGAGACCAGGCCTACATCTACGCCGCCCCGCTGGACGACCGGGCCGTAGTGCGGGGGAGCATCCCCGTGGGGACGAAACGCTTTACGATCCGGGGCTCCATCCCCGAACCCGCGCTGTACGCAGCTCGGGCGCTGTCGGAATATCTGGAGGCGGAAGGTATTTCGGTATCCTTACCGCCGGAATCCGACCGGACGGTTGGGGGCGTCCGTTTTTCCCAGTACCAGTCGCTCGACGTGTACACCTCCCCCACCCTGCTGCAATTGATTGAAAGGACCAATATGCGGAGTAATAACCTGTATGCCGAAGCTATGCTCCGGGAGATCGGCAAAGCCCGCGGTGGCGCCCTCAACCAGGCGACGGGTGCCCAGGCCATCCGGGATTGGCTGGCGGAACGGGGTTTGCCCACGGCTTCCCTCCACCTCGTGGACGGTAGCGGCCTTGGCCCTCGCAATTTCTTCTCCCCCAGCTTCATGACGGCCCTGCTGCGGGACCAATCCGCCAACACCGCCTGGCGATCCACCCTCCCCGTTGCCGGGCGGTCGGGTAGCCTAAAGTACCGCCTCCGCGGCACGGGGGCGGAGGGCCGGCTGTCGGCGAAGTCCGGTTCGTTACACGCCGTCCGCTGCTACGCCGGCTACACCACCGCGCGGGATGGGCGGGAGCTGGCCTTTGCGGTGATGGTGAATAATTATACGGTGGATGGGTTGGTGTTGCGGGGGTGGTTGATGGGGGTTTTGGGTGGGATTTGGGGTGGGTGA
- a CDS encoding ImmA/IrrE family metallo-endopeptidase → MKIDKTQLITPGDTIRETLDVLGMPQGELAERIGYQPSKLSQLIKGDISLTREMAGKLEMVLNIPALVWLNLESDYQQQQLRLEQEQKLEAEVPLLEGFKESIKFLKDARLITARRRGVEQLRQLLRFFRVASLEDWSRIYIDKKYSVAFKRSLASVSNPQSTTTWLCFGERQVDKLVPNLPPYDRKHFKSILADARELSIDEPLNFSRLKEMCAECGVALATTPYVAKSSVYGATRWIANRQHPLIQISDRDKRADTCWFAFFHEAGHVLLHGKTKVFLEEIDGDLHEHDQHEEDEANAFARDLLMRGFPIERYINRTREFKSLRQLETAASRFGIAPYILIGQLLRAGVIKASLYRSKIPRVAFPVEL, encoded by the coding sequence ATGAAAATTGACAAGACACAACTTATTACACCGGGAGATACCATACGGGAAACTTTGGACGTACTAGGTATGCCTCAAGGGGAGTTAGCTGAACGGATTGGTTATCAGCCGAGTAAACTTAGCCAGTTGATTAAAGGTGACATATCTCTCACCCGAGAAATGGCTGGAAAACTGGAGATGGTTCTGAATATCCCCGCGCTAGTTTGGCTAAACCTGGAGAGCGATTACCAGCAGCAGCAACTGCGATTAGAACAGGAACAGAAGCTTGAAGCAGAAGTCCCATTATTGGAGGGCTTTAAAGAGTCGATCAAATTTTTGAAAGATGCAAGATTGATTACCGCTCGTCGTAGAGGTGTAGAACAGTTGCGCCAACTGTTACGGTTTTTCCGGGTAGCTTCACTAGAAGACTGGAGCCGTATTTACATAGACAAAAAATACTCCGTAGCTTTCAAACGCAGTCTAGCGTCAGTAAGTAACCCACAATCGACGACGACTTGGTTATGTTTTGGCGAGCGACAAGTTGACAAACTCGTCCCCAATCTGCCTCCGTATGATCGTAAGCATTTCAAGTCAATTCTAGCAGATGCACGAGAATTATCTATTGACGAGCCGCTTAACTTTTCGCGTTTAAAAGAGATGTGTGCCGAATGCGGTGTGGCATTAGCGACGACGCCGTACGTTGCTAAGTCTTCAGTTTACGGTGCAACGCGATGGATTGCCAATAGACAGCACCCCCTAATTCAAATTTCAGATAGAGATAAAAGGGCTGATACCTGTTGGTTTGCATTTTTCCACGAAGCAGGGCACGTTTTACTACATGGTAAGACCAAAGTTTTTTTAGAAGAGATTGATGGCGATTTACATGAACATGATCAACATGAAGAGGACGAAGCAAACGCGTTCGCTAGAGACTTACTAATGCGAGGCTTTCCTATAGAGCGGTATATCAATCGGACACGAGAATTTAAAAGTTTAAGACAACTTGAGACAGCAGCTAGCAGATTTGGCATCGCACCTTATATACTTATTGGACAACTTTTACGTGCGGGAGTGATCAAAGCAAGTCTTTACAGATCTAAGATTCCACGGGTTGCGTTTCCAGTTGAGCTCTAA